One Hermetia illucens chromosome 4, iHerIll2.2.curated.20191125, whole genome shotgun sequence DNA segment encodes these proteins:
- the LOC119654149 gene encoding tigger transposable element-derived protein 6-like, which produces MTREIWESILISLDEEMAKQNRKIILFVDNAASHKTTKILKNINIQYLPANSTSLIQPLDQGIIHSFKAYYRQIIIRKQISAIESGKTIGEFAKSINIFNALHIIKHAWWLVRPLSITRCFQKAKFISECDAAPSAENEQEDITETISDLSGDEFDNYIRCDDNLVCCGQLTDEEIVKEISLEKEEQ; this is translated from the exons ATGACGAGGGAAATCTGGGAAAGTATTCTAATCTCTCTAGACGAGGAGATGGCCAAACAAAACCGTAAGATTATTCTGTTCGTGGATAATGCTGCATctcacaaaacaacaaaaattctgaaaaacatTAATATTCAGTATCTACCGGCCAATAGTACCTCCTTGATCCAACCATTGGATCAAGGGATAATACACTCTTTTAAAGCGTATTATAGGCAAATTATAATACGAAAACAGATTTCTGCTATTGAAAGTGGAAAGACTATTGGAGAATTTGCGAaatctataaatatttttaatgcatTGCATATAATTAAACATGCTTGGTGGTTAGTCAGACCATTGTCTATAACAAGGTGTTTCCAAAAG GCTAAATTCATTTCCGAATGTGACGCAGCACCATCTGCAGAAAATGAACAGGAGGATATCACTGAAACCATCAGTGACTTATCAGGGGATGAATTCGACAACTACATCCGTTGTGACGACAATTTGGTGTGCTGTGGACAACTTACAGATGAAGAGATagttaaagaaatttcattggAAAAGGAAGAGCAATGA
- the LOC119654737 gene encoding EF-hand domain-containing family member C2-like has protein sequence MLAEDRPLDYRGKVVEGFTKIYPPGREPKYPGWLSFDKQMLTFHAYFKESLEEVNQAPYQVRHVKIYYFLEDDTVQVVEPQVLNSGIPQGCLVSRQRIPHAAPCTNDFITLLDLNVDKTVRIYDRVYHITGCDKFTRHFLNRAGISVPDEIPSPLDPFTEMRKRKLTGAHAKKPNRVEDTLGQFLAYDRQILKFDAYWNDRSEFGELRKLQLYYYLADDTIEIKEIYAPNSGRDGPAVFLKRSLLPKEWIGLPQPGGDAQPTILNVLGGGLRGGRFMIDGLDMNNRKENCYRDNDLVIGAHINVYGRDVVLVDCDAFTKNYYRKKYGIELFNPVPYPQNFKKECIDTSQRDLPPFNGWGSHIDSEGNCKTVEPKAPQFDFKKFFKYDRCVLRFGAKMISPIPENCDRVFIISYYLADDTLSIFELASRNSGFYGGEFFKRDTFYLPDQEWFTSKRPEIYKAHHFYIGAMRRLRDHLFRIVTADEFTLLYMENHPANFPLSDVKTILKKIRETLQTNYKEFIRKKMEGVCTMDLDGQKVSLICFDNVRNALIELLGERITEQEIISLCRHFSAEEKHPPSCKRERVRSAAQLAIKRDLWDSLDRFKELIYHFDPAKRGFLPENRVRSIILGCRLPFTPEMIDNIMDVLNRNSDCEIELCDLINMIDVSNNPAPAIAPVNVAFELCPNIPFSMSGRMVIWDRLIEGIGLEKSMMETE, from the exons ATGCTGGCTGAGGATAGGCCTTTGGACTATCGTGGTAAAGTCGTCGAAGGTTTCACAAAAATCTACCCTCCTGGACGTGAACCTAAATATCCAGGATGGTTGTCATTTGATAAGCAAATGTTGACTTTCCACGCATATTTTAAGGAGTCACTAGAAGAAGTGAATCAAGCTCCTTACCAAGTCAGGCATGTGAAAATTTATTACTTCCTGGAGGACGACACTGTGCAAGTGGTGGAGCCACAAGTTCTTAACTCAGGTATTCCCCAAGGATGCTTGGTGTCAAGGCAGCGAATTCCGCATGCTGCCCCTTGTACTAATGATTTCATCACATTGCTGGATTTGAATGTGGATAAAACAGTACGCATCTATGACCGAGTGTACCACATAACGGGCTGCGACAAGTTTACTCGTCACTTCTTAAACCGAGCAGGAATCTCTGTACCCGATGAAATACCCAGTCCTCT agATCCATTCACAGAAATGCGTAAACGAAAACTTACGGGGGCACATGCGAAAAAACCAAATCGTGTGGAAGATACTCTAGGGCAGTTTCTCGCTTACGATCGACAGATATTAAAATTCGATGCCTATTGGAACGATCGTTCAGAGTTTGGTGAATTACGGAAATTGCAACTTTACTATTATTTGGCTGATGATACCATAGAAATAAAGGAAATATACGCCCCAAACTCGGGTAGGGATGGACCAGCTGTCTTCCTGAAAAGGAGCTTATTACCTAAA GAATGGATAGGTTTGCCACAACCAGGTGGTGATGCCCAGCCAACCATCCTAAATGTACTGGGTGGAGGACTTAGAGGAGGTCGCTTTATGATAGACGGACTAGATATGAATAATCGCAAGGAAAACTGTTATAGAGACAACGATCTCGTTATAGGCGCCCATATTAATGTTTACGGCCGGGACGTTGTTCTGGTCGACTGCGATGCTTTCACAAAGAACTATTACCGGAAAAAG TACGGAATCGAACTATTCAATCCAGTCCCGTAtccgcaaaatttcaaaaaagagtGCATAGATACCTCACAACGAGACCTGCCACCTTTCAATGGTTGGGGGTCACATATTGATTCCGAAGGCAACTGCAAGACCGTTGAGCCGAAGGCGCCACAGtttgatttcaaaaaatttttcaaatacgATCGTTGCGTATTACGATTTGGTGCAAAAATGATTTCCCCAATTCCAGAAAATTGCGACCGTGTGTTCATTATCTCTTATTATCTAGCGGACGACACTTTATCTATATTCGAATTGGCTAGTCGTAATTCAGGATTTTACGGGGGAGAATTCTTTAAACGTGATACATTTTACTTGCCTGATCAAGAGTGGTTCACCTCAAAACGCCCAGAAATTTATAAAGCTCATCATTTCTATATCGGCGCCATGAGAAGATTGAGAGATCATCTTTTTCGTATTGTAACCGCTGACGAATTCACCCTGTTATATATGGAAAATCATCCCGCTAAT TTCCCTCTTTCTGATGTAAAAACGATACTGAAAAAAATTCGCGAAACGCTGCAAACCAACTATAAAGAATTCATAcgaaaaaaaatggaaggagTTTGTACAATGGATCTCGATGGCCAAAAAGTATCACTTATATGTTTCGACAACGTTCGAAATGCATTGATTGAGCTGCTTGGAGAAAGGATAACTGAACAGGAGATCATTTCGCTTTGTCGTCACTTCTCTGCAGAAGAGAAACATCCACCCAGTTGTAAACGGGAGCGTGTCAGGTCGGCAGCACAGCTTGCCATAAAACGTGACCTTTGGGACTCCTTAGACCGTTTCAAGGAACTGATTTACCATTTCGATCCAGCAAAACGAGGCTTTCTTCCAGAAAATCGAGTTCGATCGATTATTTTAGGATGTCGTTTACCCTTTACTCCTGAAATGATTGACAATATAATGGACGTACTAAATCGCAACTCTGATTGTGAAATTGAATTATGTGATCTTATAAATATGATCGATGTAAGCAATAACCCCGCACCTGCCATAGCTCCGGTTAATGTAGCATTTGAACTTTGTCCTAATATCCCATTTTCCATGAGTGGAAGAATGGTTATATGGGATAGATTGATTGAGGGAATAGGATTAGAAAAATCGATGATGGAAACTGAATAG